A region of Nocardioides sp. JS614 DNA encodes the following proteins:
- a CDS encoding DUF6766 family protein yields the protein MGRVIGKFVRENSLSLFFGLLFAASLVAQAYAGWHQVNAEQVAEGLGSIGFGSYVTSADFAVDVAENWQSEFLQFWLYLTATVWLVQRGSPESKELDKVGRESDEDQLVGEYAEADSPRWARGGWRTRVYSSSLAMVMGAIFLGSWSVQSVAGWASYNETRLQRLQDPIGWGSYLANADFWNRTLQNWQSEFLAIGTMAVLAIYLRQRGSSQSKPVGEAHGATGVDG from the coding sequence ATGGGCCGGGTCATCGGGAAGTTCGTGCGCGAGAACTCGCTGAGCTTGTTCTTCGGGCTCCTGTTCGCGGCGTCGCTCGTCGCCCAGGCCTACGCCGGGTGGCACCAGGTCAACGCCGAGCAGGTCGCCGAGGGGCTGGGCAGCATCGGCTTCGGCTCGTACGTCACCTCGGCCGACTTCGCCGTGGACGTCGCGGAGAACTGGCAGAGCGAGTTCCTGCAGTTCTGGCTCTACCTCACGGCCACGGTCTGGCTGGTCCAGCGCGGCTCCCCGGAGTCCAAGGAGCTCGACAAGGTCGGACGCGAGTCCGACGAGGACCAGCTGGTGGGGGAGTACGCCGAGGCCGACTCACCCCGGTGGGCACGCGGCGGCTGGCGGACCCGCGTGTACTCCTCGTCGCTGGCGATGGTGATGGGTGCCATCTTCCTCGGGTCCTGGTCGGTACAGTCGGTCGCCGGCTGGGCGTCGTACAACGAGACCCGGCTGCAGCGCCTGCAGGACCCCATCGGGTGGGGGTCCTACCTGGCGAACGCCGACTTCTGGAACCGGACGCTGCAGAACTGGCAGAGCGAGTTCCTCGCCATCGGGACGATGGCGGTCCTCGCGATCTACCTGCGGCAGCGTGGGTCGTCCCAGAGCAAGCCGGTCGGCGAAGCGCACGGAGCGACCGGCGTCGACGGCTGA
- a CDS encoding DUF2188 domain-containing protein, whose amino-acid sequence MPEGDVETYHADGSWKNRIEGHGDLSATYDTREDAVWAGQPSTPVAPCASPTGLLWDDPRCRR is encoded by the coding sequence ATGCCAGAGGGCGACGTCGAGACCTACCACGCCGACGGCTCGTGGAAGAACCGGATCGAGGGCCACGGCGACCTGTCGGCCACCTACGACACGCGCGAGGACGCGGTCTGGGCTGGTCAGCCGTCGACGCCGGTCGCTCCGTGCGCTTCGCCGACCGGCTTGCTCTGGGACGACCCACGCTGCCGCAGGTAG
- a CDS encoding metallophosphoesterase family protein, whose amino-acid sequence MVTAALILAPLIVGCAPGTTSTTGPTAHRPRIVNAQAFPAEQEPTYTFVAAPDFLNQDVGDLRTLPSWHRGDPNSWTPQLQHGIRRFLDEIASVRPGSVLVPGDLVEGRWGQDRLGTGIFGPVTTRAQKERAVQRAARFYYSTYLRRFEVRGLTLHAALGDHEIGDNFWDHRSAWSDFKRREIGLFKEQFARHFTRLPSGKPRYQHRPVGTIWSDTAYAVHLSPDVLLVSLDEFHRRDGDVHLEVQGGQLRWLRATLKQARADGIPWVIVQGHNPVLMPVREVSSSGGHIEGGRRSALWRTMARYGVDLYLNGEVHATTMRQADGVTQVSTGGLLYRGDATYLVARVFDDRIEMDVRELAAERQGGKLWQTTGPRTLARTRYLDRPSSSIGSLTLTSDGRALNQVGLLQAYDAR is encoded by the coding sequence GTGGTCACCGCCGCCCTGATCCTCGCCCCCCTGATCGTCGGCTGCGCGCCGGGGACGACGTCGACGACGGGGCCGACCGCGCACCGGCCGCGGATCGTCAACGCCCAGGCGTTCCCCGCCGAGCAGGAGCCGACGTACACGTTCGTCGCGGCGCCGGACTTCCTCAACCAGGACGTCGGCGACCTGCGGACGCTGCCGTCGTGGCACCGGGGCGACCCCAACTCGTGGACACCGCAGCTGCAGCACGGCATCCGCCGCTTCCTCGACGAGATCGCCTCCGTACGACCGGGCTCGGTCCTGGTCCCCGGCGACCTCGTCGAGGGCCGGTGGGGCCAGGACCGGCTCGGCACCGGCATCTTCGGGCCGGTCACGACCCGGGCGCAGAAGGAGCGGGCCGTGCAGCGCGCGGCGAGGTTCTACTACTCGACCTACCTGCGCCGGTTCGAGGTCCGCGGGCTGACCCTGCACGCGGCGCTCGGCGACCACGAGATCGGCGACAACTTCTGGGACCACCGCTCGGCGTGGTCGGACTTCAAGCGCCGCGAGATCGGCCTGTTCAAGGAGCAGTTCGCCCGGCACTTCACCCGGCTCCCGTCGGGGAAGCCGCGCTACCAGCACCGCCCGGTGGGCACCATCTGGTCGGACACGGCGTACGCCGTGCACCTGTCCCCCGACGTCTTGCTGGTCAGCCTGGACGAGTTCCACCGCCGGGACGGTGACGTGCACCTGGAGGTGCAGGGCGGCCAGCTGCGGTGGCTGCGCGCCACCTTGAAGCAGGCGCGCGCCGACGGGATCCCGTGGGTGATCGTGCAGGGGCACAACCCGGTCCTGATGCCGGTCCGTGAGGTCTCCTCCTCGGGCGGCCACATCGAGGGCGGGCGCCGGTCCGCACTGTGGCGGACGATGGCGCGCTACGGCGTCGACCTGTACCTCAACGGCGAGGTGCACGCCACCACGATGCGACAGGCCGACGGCGTCACCCAGGTCTCCACCGGAGGGCTGCTCTACCGCGGCGACGCGACCTACCTGGTCGCGCGGGTCTTCGACGACCGGATCGAGATGGACGTCCGCGAGCTGGCGGCCGAGCGCCAGGGCGGCAAGCTGTGGCAGACCACCGGCCCGCGCACCCTGGCCCGCACCCGCTACCTCGACCGGCCCAGCTCCTCGATCGGCTCGCTGACGCTGACCTCCGACGGCCGGGCGCTCAACCAGGTCGGCCTGCTCCAGGCGTACGACGCCCGCTGA
- a CDS encoding cupin domain-containing protein: MSSALQNIDKPHETRPFRAHGHMDVVTLGDFTLGRGTFEPGWRWSEDVRPIAGTDSCQVRHTGICLSGHMTIKYDDGTETIVGPGDVLVAEPGHDAWVMGDEPCVLLDTGVAAYATPR; this comes from the coding sequence ATGTCCTCTGCCCTTCAGAACATCGACAAGCCCCACGAGACGCGCCCGTTCCGCGCCCACGGTCACATGGACGTGGTCACCCTGGGCGACTTCACCCTCGGCCGCGGCACCTTCGAGCCCGGCTGGCGGTGGTCCGAGGACGTCCGGCCGATCGCCGGCACCGACTCGTGCCAGGTCCGGCACACCGGCATCTGCCTGTCCGGCCACATGACCATCAAGTACGACGACGGCACGGAAACGATCGTCGGGCCCGGCGACGTCCTGGTCGCAGAGCCGGGGCACGACGCCTGGGTGATGGGCGACGAGCCGTGCGTGCTGCTCGACACGGGCGTGGCGGCGTACGCCACGCCGCGATGA
- a CDS encoding aminopeptidase P family protein: protein MSEQTPPEGTDPSTQPTAPKTESHDPAVPAAYAAFMREGWGDRELDLPVQPVATPAALRRARLAEAFPGERLVLPAGTFKVRANDTDYRFRPDTAHTYFSGNQTSDAVLVVADGESVLYARPRSSRETDEFFRDRQYGELWAGRRPSLKEMSDSLGLPVRHLDDLPAALSGGGKTRVLRGVSASVDTAVSPDEARDSELARVVSEMRLVKDDWELEQLQEACDITTLGFEDSVREWADVLRYGERWIEGTFFRRARAMGNDIGYDSIVGGGSHATTLHWIENSGAITPGELVLLDMGVENRSLYTADVTRTLPVDGRFTDLQRELYDLVHAAQEAGIAAAVPGQPFRSIHNAAMAVLAHGLEGLGLLPVSAEEALDPESRVYARWTLHGTSHMLGLDVHDCGQAAPEAYADGTLAAGMVLTVEPGLYFQEDDLLVPAELRGIGIRIEDDILVTAGAPRNLSAALPRTSGDVEEWMGALRR from the coding sequence GTGAGCGAGCAGACCCCGCCCGAGGGCACCGACCCGTCCACCCAGCCCACGGCGCCGAAGACCGAGTCCCACGATCCTGCCGTCCCGGCCGCCTACGCGGCGTTCATGCGCGAGGGCTGGGGCGACCGCGAGCTCGACCTGCCGGTCCAGCCGGTCGCGACCCCTGCAGCACTGCGGCGCGCGCGGCTCGCCGAGGCGTTCCCCGGCGAGCGCCTCGTGCTGCCGGCCGGTACCTTCAAGGTCCGGGCCAACGACACCGACTACCGGTTCCGCCCGGACACCGCTCACACCTACTTCTCGGGCAACCAGACCAGTGACGCCGTCCTCGTGGTCGCCGACGGCGAGTCCGTGCTCTACGCCCGGCCGCGCTCGTCGCGCGAGACCGACGAGTTCTTCCGGGACCGGCAGTACGGCGAGCTCTGGGCCGGGCGCCGCCCCTCGCTCAAGGAGATGTCGGACTCCCTCGGCCTCCCGGTGCGTCACCTCGACGACCTCCCGGCCGCTCTGAGCGGTGGCGGCAAGACGCGGGTGCTGCGCGGGGTGTCCGCCAGCGTGGACACCGCCGTGAGCCCGGACGAGGCCCGCGACTCCGAGCTCGCTCGCGTCGTCTCGGAGATGCGGCTGGTCAAGGACGACTGGGAGCTCGAGCAGCTCCAGGAGGCCTGCGACATCACCACGCTCGGGTTCGAGGACTCGGTGCGCGAGTGGGCCGACGTGCTGCGCTACGGCGAGCGCTGGATCGAGGGCACCTTCTTCCGCCGCGCCCGGGCGATGGGCAACGACATCGGCTACGACTCGATCGTCGGCGGCGGCTCGCACGCCACCACGCTGCACTGGATCGAGAACTCCGGCGCGATCACGCCCGGTGAGCTGGTGCTGCTGGACATGGGCGTGGAGAACCGGTCGCTCTACACCGCCGACGTGACCCGGACCCTGCCGGTCGACGGCCGCTTCACCGACCTGCAGCGCGAGCTCTACGACCTGGTGCACGCAGCCCAGGAGGCGGGCATCGCCGCGGCCGTCCCCGGCCAGCCGTTCCGCTCGATCCACAACGCCGCGATGGCGGTGCTGGCGCACGGCCTCGAGGGCCTGGGGCTGCTGCCGGTCTCCGCGGAGGAGGCGCTGGACCCCGAGAGCCGGGTCTATGCCCGCTGGACCCTCCACGGCACCAGCCACATGCTGGGGCTCGACGTGCACGACTGCGGCCAGGCCGCACCGGAGGCGTACGCCGACGGCACCCTCGCCGCGGGCATGGTGCTCACCGTGGAGCCCGGCCTGTACTTCCAGGAGGACGACCTGCTGGTGCCCGCGGAGCTGCGGGGCATCGGCATCCGCATCGAGGACGACATCCTCGTCACCGCGGGCGCGCCCCGGAACCTCTCCGCGGCGCTCCCGCGGACCTCCGGGGACGTCGAGGAGTGGATGGGCGCGCTGCGCCGCTGA
- a CDS encoding PrsW family intramembrane metalloprotease → MPGARRDRATSSVAFAVVVTVLVCLGALAILALLAFSGAPGSLALATVLAALPVGPLVACYLWLDRYEPEPRTLLAAGLLWGCFVATAAALLIQGVGGFVLSFTDNQSLAVVAPVTEEASKGIFLLLLLWWRLAELDGVLDGIVYAGMVGIGFAFTENILYLAAAYNGTDGAGPGGTEALTATFVVRCLFSPFAHPLFTAFTGIGVGLAVNARSRPARILWPLGGYAGAVVAHAVWNTSTVYGFDNFVIAYVVLMAPAFVALTGLAVWVRSSERRVLAAALTDAARRGLVPATDIGWVVDLGARRRSRAYARQLGGRPAERAVRDYQQAAIELGFLHYRFLRGTPPPDYAERGQQFLQRIAALRPSIAFPGQVVPTR, encoded by the coding sequence ATGCCTGGAGCCCGCCGCGACCGTGCGACCTCGTCGGTCGCGTTCGCGGTCGTGGTGACCGTGCTCGTGTGTCTCGGCGCGCTCGCGATCCTGGCGCTGCTGGCCTTCTCCGGCGCCCCCGGGTCCCTGGCCCTGGCCACCGTGCTGGCGGCGCTGCCGGTGGGCCCGCTCGTGGCCTGCTACCTCTGGCTGGACCGCTACGAGCCGGAGCCGCGCACCCTGCTCGCGGCCGGCCTGCTCTGGGGCTGCTTCGTGGCCACCGCGGCCGCCCTGCTCATCCAGGGCGTCGGGGGCTTCGTCCTCTCCTTCACCGACAACCAGAGCCTCGCCGTCGTCGCGCCGGTCACCGAGGAGGCCAGCAAGGGGATCTTCCTGCTGCTGCTCCTGTGGTGGCGCCTGGCCGAGCTGGACGGCGTGCTCGACGGCATCGTGTACGCCGGCATGGTCGGCATCGGCTTCGCCTTCACCGAGAACATCCTCTACCTGGCCGCGGCGTACAACGGCACCGACGGCGCGGGGCCGGGCGGCACCGAGGCGCTCACCGCGACGTTCGTGGTGCGCTGCCTGTTCAGCCCGTTCGCCCATCCCCTGTTCACGGCGTTCACCGGCATCGGGGTCGGACTCGCCGTCAACGCCCGCAGCCGGCCGGCCCGCATCCTGTGGCCGCTGGGCGGGTACGCGGGTGCTGTGGTCGCGCATGCCGTCTGGAACACCTCCACGGTCTACGGCTTCGACAACTTCGTCATCGCGTACGTCGTGCTGATGGCACCCGCCTTCGTGGCGCTGACCGGCCTCGCGGTGTGGGTGCGCAGCTCCGAGCGTCGGGTTCTCGCCGCCGCCCTCACCGACGCCGCGCGTCGAGGGCTGGTGCCGGCGACCGACATCGGCTGGGTCGTCGACCTCGGGGCCCGCAGGCGCAGCCGCGCCTACGCGCGCCAGCTGGGCGGCCGGCCGGCGGAGCGCGCGGTGCGCGACTACCAGCAGGCCGCCATCGAGCTCGGGTTCTTGCACTACCGCTTCCTGCGCGGCACCCCGCCGCCCGACTACGCCGAGCGCGGACAGCAGTTCCTCCAGCGGATCGCGGCCCTGCGGCCGTCGATCGCCTTCCCCGGACAGGTGGTACCGACCAGATGA
- a CDS encoding dynamin family protein, with protein MSLSRDESDPMDTRMLTALVQLRGALQAARLPLEVAGVEERRTSRQQMIDQLEDYVIPRQMTVDAPLLVVVGGSTGAGKSTLVNSLVGRRVTASGLLRPTTRSPVLVHHPDDATWFGQDRLLPDLVRTDRTTDDPHALQLVACETVPEGLAILDAPDVDSVEEHNRTIAAQLLAAADLWLFVTSAARYSDQVPWDYLRQAAERSTAVAVVLDRTPADAVQTVAAHLARMLASRGLKDSPLFTVNEAPISEAGLLAAAEVAEIRGWLVSLAEDGDARALVVRQTLDGTIRTLGRQTYQIADAAVAQLEAVADLRALTAEAYDAAAAGLVAESGDETLLRGEVLARWQELIGTGELLRSLDNRVGRLRDRVVSAVKGTPQQADRVLVAVEAAAEALVLDHAESAAARVHAAWTESEAGRGLLAGRDDLGRAASDLRRRAESEVRAWQEEVLDLVRAETADKRTSARFLAYGVHGLGVALMVATFRRGAPVVDDLGRTLLDAVLGGATVDSLVERAGASLERRLTGLAESERARYAAVLDGLDLPADAPDRLRAASRRIDDRRFEQARAGVEPTS; from the coding sequence ATGAGTCTCTCCCGCGACGAGAGCGACCCGATGGACACCCGGATGCTGACCGCCCTGGTGCAGCTGCGTGGTGCCCTGCAGGCCGCGCGGCTGCCGCTGGAGGTCGCCGGGGTCGAGGAGCGGCGTACGTCGCGGCAGCAGATGATCGACCAGCTCGAGGACTACGTCATCCCGCGGCAGATGACGGTCGACGCACCCCTCCTGGTCGTCGTCGGTGGCTCGACCGGGGCCGGCAAGTCGACCTTGGTGAACTCGCTGGTCGGCCGCCGGGTCACGGCCTCCGGCCTGCTGCGACCCACCACCCGCTCGCCCGTGCTGGTGCACCACCCCGACGACGCGACCTGGTTCGGGCAGGACCGGCTGCTGCCGGACCTGGTGCGCACCGACCGCACCACCGACGACCCGCACGCGCTGCAGCTCGTGGCCTGCGAGACCGTGCCCGAGGGGCTCGCGATCCTCGACGCCCCGGACGTCGACTCGGTCGAGGAGCACAACCGGACGATCGCGGCCCAGCTGCTCGCAGCGGCCGACCTGTGGCTGTTCGTCACCTCGGCGGCGCGCTACTCCGACCAGGTGCCCTGGGACTACCTGCGCCAAGCCGCCGAGCGGTCGACGGCGGTCGCCGTCGTGCTCGACCGGACGCCCGCCGACGCCGTGCAGACCGTGGCCGCCCACCTGGCCCGGATGCTCGCCAGCCGTGGCCTGAAGGACTCGCCGCTGTTCACCGTCAACGAGGCGCCGATCTCCGAGGCCGGGCTGCTCGCGGCGGCGGAGGTCGCCGAGATCCGGGGCTGGCTGGTCTCGCTCGCCGAGGACGGGGACGCGCGCGCCCTGGTGGTCCGGCAGACCCTGGACGGCACGATCCGGACCCTGGGCCGGCAGACCTACCAGATCGCCGACGCGGCCGTCGCCCAGCTCGAGGCGGTGGCCGACCTGCGCGCTCTGACGGCCGAGGCGTACGACGCGGCCGCGGCCGGGCTCGTCGCGGAGTCCGGCGACGAGACCCTGCTGCGCGGGGAGGTCCTGGCCCGGTGGCAGGAGCTGATCGGCACCGGTGAGCTGCTGCGCAGCCTGGACAACCGGGTCGGCCGGCTGCGCGACCGGGTCGTCAGCGCGGTCAAGGGCACGCCGCAGCAGGCCGACCGGGTGCTGGTGGCGGTCGAGGCCGCCGCCGAGGCGCTGGTGCTCGATCACGCCGAGTCGGCAGCCGCACGGGTGCACGCCGCCTGGACGGAGTCCGAGGCGGGGCGGGGGTTGCTGGCCGGTCGCGACGACCTCGGCAGGGCCGCGAGTGACCTGCGGCGCCGGGCGGAGTCGGAGGTGCGTGCCTGGCAGGAGGAGGTGCTCGACCTGGTGCGCGCCGAGACCGCCGACAAGCGCACCAGCGCCCGCTTCCTCGCCTACGGCGTGCACGGCCTGGGCGTCGCGCTCATGGTGGCGACGTTCCGGCGGGGCGCGCCCGTGGTCGACGACCTCGGCCGCACGCTGCTCGACGCGGTGCTCGGTGGCGCGACCGTCGACTCCCTGGTCGAGCGCGCGGGGGCCTCGCTCGAGCGGCGGCTGACCGGGCTCGCCGAGAGCGAGCGTGCTCGGTACGCCGCGGTCCTCGACGGTCTCGACCTGCCCGCGGACGCTCCCGACCGGCTGCGGGCGGCCTCGCGCCGCATCGATGACCGGAGGTTCGAGCAGGCTCGGGCGGGAGTCGAGCCCACGTCGTGA
- a CDS encoding GTPase, whose translation MTSLLEGAKKLVTRGTDIGARIEGLDAATYAARGRLDDGLVTEAQAVVDRATGRLRLSATHTVVAIGGATGSGKSSTFNALTGLELSAVGVRRPTTSWASACVWGRDGAEELLEWLGIPPRHQTTRDSMLDSGRRGADSELDGVVLLDLPDHDSTEVAHHLEVNRLVDLADLLVWVLDPQKYADAAIHDRYLAPSAEHQDVMLVVLNHIDTVPEERRQSMLDDVRRLLDADGLDRVPVLPVSARHGIGIPELRAEIARRAGEKRATRSRIDADVKAAASELSAASGEAPTRVLAPERVTALDDAFAEAAGVPTIVDAVERSTRMRLGRATGWPVLTWISGIKPDPLRHLDLDADAEGRQLSGRQLAGGRATTPQTAQVQRARVDTEVRTLADDVSSGLAHPWVEAVRRASVSRLDELGERLDAALAGAEVGAARLPFWAGVVRVLQWLLLLASLAGLVWTGVLAGSGKLQDADTPQVAGVALALVLLVGGIGLGLLLALVSRIGVAGAARRRAEATDERLRGAVAEVSHELVVDPVEIELAAYTAVRNGLARALA comes from the coding sequence ATGACGTCCTTGCTCGAGGGGGCCAAGAAGCTGGTCACCCGTGGTACCGACATCGGTGCCCGCATCGAGGGTCTCGACGCGGCGACGTACGCCGCGCGCGGCCGGCTCGACGACGGGCTCGTCACCGAGGCGCAGGCGGTCGTCGACCGCGCCACCGGGCGGCTGCGGCTCTCGGCGACCCACACGGTGGTCGCGATCGGTGGCGCGACCGGCTCGGGCAAGTCCTCGACGTTCAATGCCCTCACCGGCCTCGAGCTGTCCGCCGTCGGCGTACGCCGGCCGACCACCTCCTGGGCGTCCGCCTGCGTGTGGGGACGCGACGGTGCCGAGGAGCTGCTCGAGTGGCTGGGCATCCCGCCGCGGCACCAGACCACGCGGGACTCGATGCTCGACTCCGGGCGGCGCGGCGCCGACTCCGAGCTCGACGGGGTGGTGCTCCTCGACCTGCCCGACCACGACTCGACGGAGGTCGCGCACCACCTCGAGGTGAACCGCCTGGTCGACCTCGCGGACCTCCTGGTCTGGGTCCTCGACCCGCAGAAGTACGCCGACGCGGCCATCCACGACCGCTACCTCGCGCCGTCCGCGGAGCACCAGGACGTGATGCTGGTCGTCTTGAACCACATCGACACGGTGCCGGAGGAGCGCCGCCAGTCGATGCTCGACGACGTACGCCGGCTGCTCGACGCCGACGGTCTCGACCGGGTGCCGGTGCTCCCGGTCAGCGCCCGGCACGGCATCGGCATCCCCGAGCTGCGGGCCGAGATCGCCCGACGGGCCGGCGAGAAGCGTGCCACCCGGTCGCGGATCGACGCGGACGTGAAGGCCGCCGCCAGCGAGCTGTCGGCTGCCTCCGGCGAGGCCCCGACCCGGGTCCTGGCACCGGAGCGGGTGACCGCCCTCGACGACGCCTTCGCCGAGGCCGCGGGCGTGCCGACGATCGTCGACGCCGTGGAGCGCTCGACCCGGATGCGGCTGGGTCGCGCCACCGGCTGGCCCGTGCTCACCTGGATCTCGGGGATCAAGCCGGACCCGCTGCGCCACCTCGACCTCGACGCGGACGCCGAAGGCCGCCAGCTCTCGGGCCGCCAGCTCGCGGGTGGTCGCGCGACCACGCCGCAGACGGCGCAGGTGCAGCGCGCCCGGGTCGACACCGAGGTGCGCACCCTCGCCGACGACGTCTCCAGCGGCCTCGCCCATCCGTGGGTCGAGGCGGTGCGCCGCGCGTCGGTCTCACGGCTCGACGAGCTGGGTGAGCGGCTCGACGCCGCGCTCGCCGGCGCCGAGGTCGGCGCGGCCCGGCTGCCGTTCTGGGCCGGCGTGGTGCGGGTGCTCCAGTGGCTGCTGCTCCTCGCCAGCCTCGCGGGACTGGTGTGGACGGGCGTGCTCGCCGGCTCCGGCAAGCTCCAGGATGCCGACACCCCGCAGGTCGCCGGGGTGGCGCTCGCGCTGGTGCTCCTGGTCGGCGGGATCGGCCTCGGGCTGCTCCTCGCCCTGGTGAGCCGGATCGGGGTCGCCGGGGCCGCGCGCCGGCGCGCGGAGGCGACCGACGAACGCCTCCGCGGGGCGGTCGCCGAGGTCTCGCACGAGCTGGTCGTCGACCCGGTGGAGATCGAGCTGGCCGCCTACACGGCGGTCCGCAACGGCCTGGCCCGCGCGCTCGCCTGA
- the ssb gene encoding single-stranded DNA-binding protein, producing the protein MNESLITMHGWLGSDVTLRRAGDVSVASFRVACTPRRFNRRTENWSDGATQWYTVNVWRQLAENCASSLRRGDPIVVHGRLDLRVWVNAENVEVSGFEIEATHIGHDLARGTSRFTRTPRRDQDGAAEAAVAEPTPEAAQEASREEVAA; encoded by the coding sequence ATGAACGAATCGCTCATCACGATGCACGGCTGGCTCGGCAGCGACGTGACCCTGCGGCGCGCGGGCGACGTCTCGGTGGCCAGCTTCCGGGTGGCGTGCACGCCGCGACGCTTCAACCGGCGCACCGAGAACTGGTCCGACGGCGCGACCCAGTGGTACACGGTCAACGTCTGGCGCCAGCTCGCCGAGAACTGCGCATCCTCGTTGCGCCGCGGGGACCCGATCGTCGTGCACGGCCGCCTCGACCTGCGGGTCTGGGTCAACGCCGAGAACGTCGAGGTCAGTGGCTTCGAGATCGAGGCCACCCACATCGGCCACGACCTCGCCCGCGGCACCAGCCGGTTCACCCGGACGCCGCGCCGTGACCAGGACGGCGCCGCCGAGGCGGCCGTCGCGGAGCCGACGCCGGAGGCCGCCCAGGAGGCGTCGCGGGAGGAGGTCGCCGCGTGA
- the ettA gene encoding energy-dependent translational throttle protein EttA, whose amino-acid sequence MAEYVFTLRNVRKAHGDKVVLDNVTLSFLHGAKIGVVGPNGAGKSSLLKIMAGLDHPNNGDAIRDPDATVGMLQQEPPLTEGKTVLENVEEAVGEIKGKLDRYNAISEELANPDADYDALLAEMGDLQTDLDHANAWDLDSRLDQAMDALRCPPPEALVDNLSGGERRRVALCKLLLQQPDLLLLDEPTNHLDAESVQWLEGHLKSYPGAVLAVTHDRYFLDNVAEWIAEVDRGQIHGYEGNYSTYLETKKERLKIEGQKDAKRARMLEKELEWVRSNPKARQAKSKSRLARYEEMAAEADRARKIDTSDINIPAGPRLGDVVLEAKGLAKGFEGRTLMHDLSFTLPRAGIVGVIGPNGVGKTTLFRMITGSEQPDEGELTVGQTVKISYVDQSRGGIDPNKNVWEVVSDGLDFIKVANFEMNSRAYVASFGFKGPDQQKKAGVLSGGERNRLNLALTLKMGGNLLLLDEPTNDLDVETLSSLEDALLDFPGCAVVTSHDRWFLDRIATHILAWEGDDEDDAKWFWFEGNFASYEENKIERLGLEAARPHRVTHRRLTRD is encoded by the coding sequence ATGGCGGAATATGTGTTCACCCTGCGCAACGTGCGCAAGGCCCACGGCGACAAGGTCGTCCTCGACAACGTGACGCTCTCGTTCCTGCACGGGGCGAAGATCGGCGTCGTCGGCCCCAACGGTGCCGGCAAGTCCTCGCTGCTCAAGATCATGGCGGGCCTGGACCACCCCAACAACGGCGACGCCATCCGCGACCCGGACGCCACCGTGGGCATGCTCCAGCAGGAGCCGCCGCTGACCGAGGGCAAGACGGTCCTGGAGAACGTCGAGGAGGCGGTCGGCGAGATCAAGGGCAAGCTGGACCGCTACAACGCCATCTCGGAGGAGCTCGCGAACCCCGACGCCGACTACGACGCGCTGCTCGCCGAGATGGGCGACCTGCAGACCGACCTCGACCACGCGAACGCGTGGGACCTCGACAGCCGCCTCGACCAGGCCATGGACGCGCTGCGCTGCCCGCCGCCCGAGGCACTGGTCGACAACCTGTCCGGAGGTGAACGCCGCCGGGTCGCGCTGTGCAAGCTGCTGCTCCAGCAGCCAGACCTGCTGCTCCTCGACGAGCCGACCAACCACCTCGACGCCGAGTCGGTGCAGTGGCTCGAGGGCCACCTCAAGAGCTACCCGGGCGCCGTGCTCGCGGTGACCCACGACCGCTACTTCCTCGACAACGTGGCCGAGTGGATCGCCGAGGTCGACCGCGGCCAGATCCATGGCTACGAGGGCAACTACTCCACCTACCTGGAGACCAAGAAGGAGCGCCTGAAGATCGAGGGCCAGAAGGACGCCAAGCGCGCCCGGATGCTCGAGAAGGAACTGGAGTGGGTCCGCTCCAACCCCAAGGCGCGCCAGGCGAAGAGCAAGTCCCGGCTGGCCCGCTACGAGGAGATGGCCGCCGAGGCCGACCGCGCCCGCAAGATCGACACCTCCGACATCAACATCCCCGCCGGGCCGCGGCTCGGTGACGTAGTGCTGGAGGCCAAGGGGCTGGCCAAGGGCTTCGAGGGCCGCACGCTCATGCACGACCTGTCCTTCACCCTGCCGCGCGCCGGCATCGTCGGCGTGATCGGACCCAACGGCGTCGGCAAGACCACGCTGTTCCGGATGATCACCGGCAGCGAGCAGCCCGACGAGGGCGAGCTCACCGTCGGCCAGACCGTCAAGATCTCCTACGTCGACCAGAGCCGCGGCGGCATCGACCCGAACAAGAACGTCTGGGAGGTCGTCTCCGACGGCCTGGACTTCATCAAGGTCGCGAACTTCGAGATGAACTCGCGCGCCTACGTCGCCTCGTTCGGCTTCAAGGGCCCCGACCAGCAGAAGAAGGCGGGCGTGCTCTCCGGCGGAGAGCGCAACCGGCTCAACCTCGCCCTCACCCTCAAGATGGGCGGCAACCTCCTGCTGCTCGACGAGCCGACCAACGACTTGGACGTGGAGACGCTGTCCTCGCTCGAGGACGCGCTCCTGGACTTCCCCGGCTGCGCCGTGGTCACCTCCCACGACCGCTGGTTCCTCGACCGGATCGCGACCCACATCCTCGCCTGGGAGGGCGACGACGAGGACGACGCGAAGTGGTTCTGGTTCGAGGGGAACTTCGCGTCCTACGAGGAGAACAAGATCGAGCGCCTCGGCCTCGAGGCCGCCCGCCCGCACCGGGTCACCCACCGGCGGCTCACCCGCGACTGA